From a region of the Paeniglutamicibacter cryotolerans genome:
- the lepB gene encoding signal peptidase I translates to MSHAQEQPATDPQGSGKHRNKVWAAVREILIVVVAALLISLLVKTFFFRAFYIPSGSMELTLQKNDRIFANLLVPGPFDVQHGDVVVFRDDLGWLPPIEPAPTNPVGDFLIFVGLLPDPSSQHLVKRIIGMPGDTVVCCTADGKLSINGTEITEPYIYPGNAPSIEEFKVTVPEGKVWVMGDHRAASADSRFHMEDHGGFVSISSIEGKVGVISWPLDRIGFVSNYSEVFAQVPAASAVSK, encoded by the coding sequence GTGTCCCACGCGCAGGAACAACCCGCAACGGATCCGCAGGGATCAGGCAAACACCGCAACAAGGTCTGGGCCGCGGTCCGAGAGATCCTCATCGTGGTGGTCGCCGCGCTGCTGATCTCGCTGCTGGTGAAGACCTTCTTCTTCCGCGCCTTCTACATCCCCTCGGGATCGATGGAGCTGACGCTGCAGAAGAACGACAGGATCTTCGCCAACCTCCTGGTGCCCGGCCCCTTCGACGTGCAGCATGGGGACGTGGTGGTGTTCCGGGACGACCTGGGCTGGTTGCCGCCGATTGAACCGGCACCCACGAACCCGGTCGGCGACTTCCTGATCTTCGTCGGCCTGTTACCCGATCCGTCCAGCCAGCATCTGGTCAAGCGCATCATTGGCATGCCGGGGGACACCGTGGTCTGCTGCACCGCCGACGGGAAGTTGAGCATCAACGGCACCGAAATCACCGAACCCTACATCTACCCGGGCAACGCGCCATCCATCGAGGAATTCAAGGTGACGGTGCCCGAGGGCAAGGTCTGGGTCATGGGCGATCACCGGGCCGCCTCGGCCGATTCTCGATTCCACATGGAAGACCATGGTGGCTTCGTATCAATCTCATCGATTGAGGGCAAGGTGGGGGTCATCTCCTGGCCGCTGGACCGGATCGGCTTCGTCTCCAACTACTCCGAGGTCTTCGCCCAGGTCCCCGCCGCATCGGCTGTGTCCAAGTAG
- the trmD gene encoding tRNA (guanosine(37)-N1)-methyltransferase TrmD → MRIDVVSIFPEYLAALDLSLIGKARREGLLELNVHDLRDYTFDKHRTVDDTPYGGGAGMVMKPEPWAAALRRIATESPLDAAGPVKPTLIVPSPAGAVFDQAMAYELAEHEHISFACGRYEGIDERVLEFAQEHFDVRPVSIGDYVLNGGEVAVLAMVEAIGRLIPGVVGNPESLVEESHSDGLLEYPVYTKPAEWEGHEVPEVLLSGNHGKITRFRRNEQLKRTAERRPDLIVKLDPATFNRHDRDTLWHAGFAIHEGKVIDKGEHPGL, encoded by the coding sequence GTGCGCATCGATGTCGTCAGCATCTTCCCGGAGTATCTGGCAGCGCTTGACCTCTCGCTGATCGGAAAGGCCCGTCGCGAGGGGCTGCTCGAGTTGAACGTGCACGATCTGCGCGACTACACCTTCGACAAGCACCGCACCGTCGACGACACCCCCTATGGCGGTGGAGCAGGCATGGTGATGAAGCCCGAGCCGTGGGCGGCCGCACTGCGCCGCATTGCCACCGAGTCTCCCCTCGACGCCGCGGGCCCGGTGAAGCCGACACTGATCGTCCCGTCCCCGGCCGGCGCCGTCTTCGACCAAGCCATGGCCTACGAGCTGGCTGAACACGAACACATTTCCTTTGCCTGCGGCCGGTACGAGGGGATCGACGAGCGGGTGCTGGAATTCGCACAAGAGCACTTCGATGTCCGTCCGGTCTCCATCGGCGACTATGTGCTCAATGGGGGAGAAGTCGCCGTCCTGGCGATGGTCGAGGCCATTGGCAGGCTCATTCCCGGCGTCGTGGGCAACCCCGAATCGCTGGTCGAGGAATCGCATTCCGACGGACTGCTTGAGTACCCGGTCTACACCAAGCCCGCCGAATGGGAAGGGCACGAGGTTCCCGAGGTCCTGCTCTCGGGCAACCACGGAAAGATCACCCGCTTCCGCCGCAACGAGCAGCTCAAGCGCACCGCCGAGCGCCGCCCGGACCTGATCGTGAAGCTGGACCCGGCAACGTTCAACAGGCATGACCGCGACACGCTGTGGCATGCCGGCTTCGCCATCCACGAGGGCAAGGTCATCGACAAGGGCGAGCACCCGGGTCTTTAG
- the rimM gene encoding ribosome maturation factor RimM (Essential for efficient processing of 16S rRNA): MRVQVARIGKPHGIRGEVTVQVLTDAPQDRFVPGAEIEIEHATLKTVTVESARWNKDILLLAFAEILDRNQAETIRGSKLFIDSDTTEDEDENAWYEHELEGLSVRVDGVEIGRITALRTGNAQDLLVIETVAGDEVYLPFVHGMVPEVDVKGGFIVATPPAGLFDVNKSEAQDGK; this comes from the coding sequence ATGCGCGTTCAGGTTGCACGCATTGGCAAGCCGCACGGAATCCGCGGAGAGGTGACCGTCCAGGTCCTCACCGATGCGCCCCAGGACCGCTTTGTTCCCGGTGCGGAAATCGAGATCGAGCACGCGACACTCAAGACGGTCACCGTCGAAAGCGCGCGCTGGAACAAGGACATCCTGCTGTTGGCCTTTGCCGAGATCCTGGACCGCAACCAGGCCGAAACCATCCGTGGTTCCAAGCTCTTCATCGACTCGGATACTACCGAGGACGAGGATGAAAATGCCTGGTACGAGCACGAGCTCGAGGGCTTGTCCGTCCGTGTCGACGGGGTCGAGATCGGCAGGATCACCGCTCTGCGCACCGGCAACGCCCAGGACCTGCTGGTCATCGAGACCGTGGCGGGCGACGAGGTCTACCTTCCGTTCGTCCACGGCATGGTCCCCGAGGTTGACGTCAAGGGCGGCTTTATCGTGGCCACCCCGCCGGCTGGCCTGTTCGACGTGAACAAGTCGGAAGCCCAGGACGGTAAGTAA
- a CDS encoding ribonuclease HII, whose product MAGVDPTLELELELAAAGYRLVGGCDEVGRGSLAGPVSVGFVVIDPVKAAALPGVRDSKLVSAPKRLALVPQIKSWALAWGVGHSSAAEIDAIGLVPALRLAGRRAWMAALPAARADTVLLDGNLNWFGSPRQPSLMDALLDAGPEDPAEDDGVDVPVRLAIKGDLRCLSVAAASILAKVERDALMDVYDGELPAYGWSGNKGYGTAAHREAIEKHGATGYHRKSWRLTASQQG is encoded by the coding sequence ATGGCGGGAGTCGACCCCACGCTGGAGCTGGAACTCGAGCTGGCGGCAGCCGGATACCGCCTGGTGGGAGGATGTGACGAGGTGGGTCGCGGATCGCTGGCCGGTCCGGTCAGTGTCGGTTTCGTGGTCATCGACCCGGTCAAGGCCGCGGCACTGCCCGGAGTACGTGATTCCAAGCTGGTTTCTGCCCCCAAGCGCCTGGCCCTGGTTCCTCAGATCAAGTCCTGGGCCCTGGCCTGGGGGGTGGGTCATTCAAGCGCCGCCGAGATCGATGCCATTGGGCTGGTCCCGGCCTTGCGCCTGGCCGGGCGCCGGGCGTGGATGGCTGCGCTGCCTGCGGCGCGGGCCGACACCGTGCTCCTGGATGGAAACCTGAACTGGTTTGGTTCCCCCAGGCAGCCCTCGCTGATGGATGCGCTCCTGGATGCCGGGCCCGAAGACCCGGCGGAGGATGACGGCGTCGACGTCCCGGTCCGGCTGGCGATCAAGGGCGACCTGCGCTGCCTGTCGGTCGCGGCGGCAAGCATCCTGGCCAAGGTCGAGCGCGATGCGCTGATGGATGTCTATGACGGTGAACTTCCGGCGTACGGTTGGAGCGGTAACAAGGGCTACGGCACCGCGGCACACCGCGAAGCCATCGAAAAGCACGGTGCCACCGGCTATCACCGCAAGTCGTGGCGACTGACGGCCTCCCAGCAGGGATAA
- the lepB gene encoding signal peptidase I, giving the protein MKRQHRHRGWRFVVGALVTAALLTVVLRATVIDFHYIGSGSMENTLLPGDGIAVNRLAYANSGIQRGDVVIFDGRGSFLPYERSDALDGLLWALRLRGNDSVYVKRVIAVGGDTVDCCSADGKVRVNGKPIDEPYLYPGNAPSETPFAAVVPQGRIWVMGDHRAESADSRSLLGAPGGGMINTERVIGKVERIIWPLDRAASLEPGVR; this is encoded by the coding sequence GTGAAGCGCCAGCACCGTCACCGGGGCTGGCGCTTCGTCGTTGGCGCCTTGGTCACCGCCGCGCTCCTCACAGTGGTCCTGAGGGCCACGGTCATTGACTTCCACTACATCGGCTCCGGCTCGATGGAAAACACGCTGCTGCCCGGCGACGGGATAGCGGTGAACCGGTTGGCCTACGCCAATTCCGGGATCCAACGCGGCGACGTCGTCATCTTCGACGGACGCGGCTCCTTCCTGCCCTACGAGCGCTCCGACGCCCTGGACGGGCTGCTGTGGGCTTTGCGGCTGCGCGGGAACGATTCGGTCTACGTCAAACGGGTCATCGCCGTGGGCGGGGATACGGTCGATTGCTGTTCCGCCGACGGAAAGGTCCGGGTGAACGGGAAGCCGATCGACGAACCGTACCTCTATCCGGGCAACGCGCCCAGCGAGACGCCCTTCGCCGCAGTCGTCCCGCAGGGTCGAATCTGGGTCATGGGCGACCACCGGGCCGAATCCGCGGACTCGCGTTCCCTGCTCGGGGCCCCGGGTGGCGGCATGATCAACACCGAGCGCGTGATCGGCAAGGTCGAACGAATCATCTGGCCGCTGGACCGGGCAGCATCCCTCGAACCGGGAGTGCGCTGA
- a CDS encoding RNA-binding protein, with protein MLSEALEHLVRGIVDSPDDVAVAAKGNRRGDTLEVRVHPDDLGRVIGRQGRTAKALRTVVAALADESVRVDVVDTDRRR; from the coding sequence ATGCTTTCCGAAGCGCTGGAGCACTTGGTGCGCGGCATCGTCGATTCTCCGGATGACGTTGCCGTCGCAGCCAAGGGCAATCGCCGTGGCGACACCTTGGAAGTCCGGGTTCACCCGGATGACCTGGGTCGGGTCATCGGCCGTCAGGGACGCACCGCCAAGGCGTTGCGTACCGTCGTCGCCGCATTGGCCGACGAATCGGTCCGGGTCGACGTTGTCGACACCGACCGTCGTCGCTAG
- a CDS encoding phage tail sheath family protein encodes MRIQPPGISGPVRPNATATGPDGTATCIALTGGGDGEPITAADLATEPGMEEALLGIYALDRVDALNLMAIPPPGPEPAGDPSWPALVKAAGTYCATRRAILILDPPATWTGIEEVQAAAGAGAIPRDADTALYFPRVLMPDPLSGNQPAPFGPSGVMAGIMARTDATRGAWGAPAGIQATLSGVTGLEHVPTDAALGRLAQAGIKALHLLPGVGPVAWGARTTIDARTSGPEWKYLPLRRLALHLEQSILAGRQWAALEPAGETLRKLLRLEVTAFMQDLFIRGAFQASTPNQAYFVRCGADTTTPEDATRGEANVIVGFASLKTSEFMLLRLVLRAGRAPGG; translated from the coding sequence GTGCGCATCCAGCCCCCGGGCATCTCCGGCCCCGTTCGGCCCAACGCAACAGCGACGGGGCCGGACGGCACTGCCACCTGCATCGCGTTGACCGGCGGAGGCGATGGCGAGCCGATCACCGCGGCGGATCTGGCGACCGAACCGGGAATGGAGGAGGCACTGCTGGGCATCTACGCGCTGGACCGCGTGGACGCCCTCAACCTGATGGCCATCCCGCCACCGGGACCGGAGCCAGCTGGCGATCCCAGTTGGCCCGCACTCGTCAAAGCGGCAGGCACCTACTGCGCGACGCGCCGGGCCATCCTGATCCTGGACCCGCCGGCAACATGGACGGGCATCGAAGAGGTGCAGGCCGCGGCCGGCGCCGGGGCAATCCCGCGGGATGCGGATACGGCGCTCTACTTCCCGCGGGTGTTGATGCCCGACCCGCTGTCCGGGAACCAGCCGGCACCCTTCGGACCCTCTGGCGTGATGGCCGGGATCATGGCCCGCACGGATGCCACCCGCGGGGCATGGGGCGCACCGGCAGGCATCCAGGCGACGCTGAGCGGTGTCACCGGACTGGAACACGTTCCGACCGATGCCGCGCTCGGCCGGCTCGCCCAAGCCGGCATCAAGGCCCTGCACCTGCTGCCCGGTGTCGGTCCCGTGGCCTGGGGCGCGCGCACCACCATCGACGCGCGGACTTCGGGTCCCGAGTGGAAATACCTGCCCCTGCGCAGACTCGCCCTGCACCTGGAACAAAGCATCCTCGCCGGCAGGCAATGGGCCGCCCTCGAGCCCGCTGGCGAAACGCTGCGGAAGCTGCTGCGGCTGGAGGTCACCGCCTTCATGCAGGACCTCTTCATCCGTGGCGCGTTCCAGGCAAGCACCCCGAACCAGGCCTACTTCGTCCGCTGCGGTGCCGATACCACCACGCCTGAGGATGCCACTCGTGGCGAGGCCAACGTCATCGTCGGGTTCGCCTCGCTGAAGACCTCAGAATTCATGCTGCTGAGGCTGGTCCTGCGGGCCGGACGGGCACCTGGGGGCTGA
- a CDS encoding GNAT family N-acetyltransferase produces the protein MEILLQTRSIALRQFTAEDAGLLYDLDADPDVMRFITGGPATPLAQIRSEVLPAFLAYHRAGPDFGFWAAQEPIAGTFMGWFHLRAEHGTPDTEPGLGYRLRPEFWGRGLATEGSRALIGHAFSVASVPVTRVVAQTLAVHDASRRVMEKAGMVLVRRFTADWPVRLEGDEFGDVEYAITRATWLAAGSPAA, from the coding sequence ATGGAGATCCTGCTGCAGACACGCTCAATCGCCTTGCGCCAATTCACCGCCGAGGACGCGGGCCTCCTCTACGACCTGGACGCCGACCCGGACGTCATGCGGTTCATCACCGGAGGTCCGGCAACGCCCCTGGCGCAGATCCGCAGCGAGGTGCTTCCGGCATTCCTGGCCTACCACCGCGCCGGTCCTGATTTCGGTTTCTGGGCCGCACAGGAACCGATCGCCGGAACCTTCATGGGCTGGTTTCACCTGCGCGCGGAGCACGGCACGCCGGACACCGAGCCGGGACTCGGATACCGGCTACGCCCGGAATTCTGGGGTCGGGGCTTGGCCACTGAGGGATCCAGGGCACTGATCGGGCACGCCTTCAGCGTAGCTTCGGTACCGGTGACGCGCGTCGTGGCACAAACCCTGGCAGTGCACGACGCTTCGCGCCGGGTCATGGAAAAGGCGGGCATGGTGCTGGTGCGACGCTTCACTGCCGACTGGCCGGTCCGGCTCGAGGGCGATGAATTCGGGGATGTGGAATACGCCATCACTCGCGCCACCTGGCTGGCCGCCGGTTCTCCGGCGGCTTGA
- a CDS encoding uracil-DNA glycosylase family protein, producing the protein MTRLMAQDHYRTSQEAGLWDEHIAPINSLVGDLRAKAPARSNGQAPYVAPSLGGVDATILCLMQEPGEASLPETGSGMLSVENDDPAAEMLGKLLEGAGIDQAETVLWNAFPWHRAEPGSRMSAADEIAGIDPLKRLLRLLPKVRVVYLQGAAARKVWERLEAKHPEATARITAVRANGPASSAAQPAEGSPEQPAERGKGRIGAMAEVRSLAPAPEATNSGPRRETLVRAEDLGPEHLGRFVEVTNGVQTISGPLLKAFQPSTAHRITVTVESAGQRRALGVAPDAWVRIYRGAGLR; encoded by the coding sequence ATGACACGCTTGATGGCCCAGGACCACTACCGCACCTCACAGGAGGCCGGATTGTGGGACGAGCACATCGCCCCGATCAACTCCCTGGTCGGTGATTTGCGGGCCAAGGCCCCGGCCCGCAGCAACGGCCAGGCACCCTATGTCGCACCGTCGCTCGGAGGTGTCGACGCGACCATCCTGTGCCTGATGCAGGAGCCGGGCGAGGCGAGTCTGCCGGAGACCGGAAGCGGCATGCTGAGCGTCGAAAACGACGATCCTGCCGCTGAAATGCTGGGAAAGCTGCTCGAGGGCGCCGGCATCGACCAGGCCGAGACGGTCCTCTGGAACGCCTTCCCCTGGCACCGCGCCGAGCCGGGCAGCCGCATGTCCGCCGCTGATGAAATCGCCGGCATCGACCCGCTGAAGCGGTTGCTGCGCCTACTGCCCAAGGTGCGCGTCGTGTACCTGCAGGGAGCCGCCGCCCGCAAGGTCTGGGAGCGCCTCGAGGCCAAGCACCCTGAGGCCACTGCACGCATCACGGCGGTCCGGGCCAACGGCCCCGCTTCGAGTGCGGCCCAACCGGCCGAAGGCTCTCCCGAGCAGCCCGCCGAACGTGGCAAAGGTCGCATCGGCGCCATGGCCGAGGTCCGGTCCCTGGCTCCGGCACCGGAAGCGACCAACAGCGGGCCGCGCCGCGAGACGCTGGTCCGGGCCGAGGACCTCGGCCCGGAACACCTGGGCCGCTTCGTCGAGGTGACCAACGGCGTCCAGACCATTTCCGGGCCGCTGCTGAAGGCCTTCCAGCCGTCGACCGCACATCGCATCACGGTCACGGTTGAATCCGCGGGACAGCGTCGGGCGCTCGGCGTGGCACCCGATGCCTGGGTGCGCATCTACCGCGGCGCCGGACTTCGCTAA
- a CDS encoding slipin family protein gives MLQTILWSIGIAIVVIILAVLAIHVITQYEMGVVFRLGKVRTPKPPGLLLIIPFIDRLQKVSLRIVTMPIQSQGIITRDNVSVDISAVAYFRIVDAVKSVVAIENVYAAIDQIAQTTLRNLVGRHTLDEILAETEVINTGIRQILDVTTIAWGVDVTQVELRDIQLPDSMKRAMARQAEAEREKRAKIIAAEGESLAAAALGAASDTMMAHPLALQLRNLQTLVELGVEKNTTLVFPAPFMSTINELGSFLERENAASRAAAGPQA, from the coding sequence ATGTTGCAAACAATACTGTGGAGCATCGGGATCGCCATCGTCGTGATCATTCTTGCCGTACTCGCCATCCACGTGATCACGCAGTACGAAATGGGCGTCGTCTTCCGCCTGGGCAAGGTGCGTACGCCCAAGCCCCCGGGGCTGCTGCTGATCATTCCGTTCATCGACAGGCTGCAGAAGGTCTCGCTGCGGATCGTGACCATGCCGATCCAATCGCAGGGCATCATCACCCGGGACAACGTCAGCGTCGACATTTCCGCAGTTGCGTACTTCCGGATCGTTGATGCCGTGAAATCGGTGGTGGCGATCGAGAACGTCTATGCGGCCATCGACCAGATCGCCCAGACGACCCTGCGGAACCTCGTGGGGCGGCACACGCTCGATGAGATCCTTGCCGAGACTGAGGTCATCAACACCGGGATCAGGCAAATCCTGGACGTCACCACCATTGCTTGGGGTGTCGATGTCACGCAGGTGGAACTCCGGGACATCCAGCTGCCCGATTCCATGAAACGTGCCATGGCAAGGCAGGCCGAGGCTGAGCGGGAGAAGCGGGCGAAGATCATCGCCGCAGAGGGCGAATCGTTGGCTGCCGCCGCGTTGGGAGCGGCATCGGACACCATGATGGCCCACCCGTTGGCCCTGCAGCTGCGTAACCTGCAGACCCTGGTGGAACTGGGCGTGGAAAAGAACACGACATTGGTCTTCCCGGCCCCGTTCATGAGCACCATCAACGAGCTGGGCTCGTTCCTGGAACGGGAAAACGCGGCGTCCAGGGCTGCGGCGGGCCCGCAGGCCTGA
- a CDS encoding APC family permease, whose translation MSERTVNEPHATGEKGLKSGALGLMSSIVVGVASTAPAYSLAASLGFIVASGGALLAGVKAPGIVLLAFVPMYLIAVAYQELNKADPDCGTTFSWAARAFGPITGWMGGWGIIVADVIVMANLAAVAGAYSFTFIGGLGFPGVADLSQSVLWSTVAGLIWIALMTWICYRGIEVSARIQYVLLSIEVLVLVLFAAFALYRVYSGTAESYSILPQWSWFNPFTLDFGSVVAPALLTAIFIYWGWDTAVSVNEETADPSKTPGRAAVISTLLLLVTYAVVTVAAVAFAGVGTAGVGLGNADNANDVFSAIGPALFGNSVIGHIGLMLLAAAILTSASASTQTTILPTARTSLSMATHKAIPEQFARIHPRFLTPTWSTVAMGVVSAVFYLIFTLISENLLNALIGSLGLMIAFYYGLTGFACVWFYRKTLTRNFRDLLMRGIFPLVGGLMLLAVFIYGTIQFAAPDWLTDADGNNITIFGIGAEAVVGIGGLLIGFVLMFIWRLRRPDYFRGQTIPKSAHGDPLPEIAG comes from the coding sequence ATGTCCGAGCGAACCGTCAACGAACCCCATGCCACGGGGGAGAAGGGGCTCAAATCCGGGGCGCTGGGCCTCATGTCGAGCATCGTCGTCGGGGTGGCGTCGACCGCCCCGGCCTATAGCCTCGCAGCGTCGCTGGGCTTCATCGTCGCCTCCGGCGGTGCGCTGCTCGCGGGGGTGAAGGCACCGGGCATCGTGTTGCTGGCCTTCGTCCCGATGTATCTGATCGCCGTGGCCTACCAGGAACTCAACAAGGCCGACCCCGACTGCGGCACGACGTTCTCCTGGGCGGCGCGGGCCTTTGGCCCGATCACCGGTTGGATGGGCGGGTGGGGAATCATCGTTGCCGACGTGATCGTCATGGCCAACCTCGCAGCCGTCGCCGGCGCCTATTCGTTCACCTTCATCGGCGGGCTGGGCTTCCCGGGCGTGGCGGACCTGTCCCAGAGCGTGCTCTGGTCCACCGTTGCCGGACTCATCTGGATCGCCCTGATGACGTGGATCTGTTACCGCGGGATTGAGGTCTCGGCACGGATCCAATACGTGCTGTTGAGCATCGAGGTGCTGGTGCTGGTCCTGTTCGCCGCGTTCGCCCTCTACCGGGTCTACAGCGGTACGGCAGAGTCCTATTCGATCCTCCCGCAATGGAGCTGGTTCAACCCGTTCACCCTTGACTTCGGTTCCGTCGTCGCCCCGGCCCTGCTGACGGCGATTTTCATCTACTGGGGTTGGGACACCGCTGTTTCGGTCAACGAGGAAACAGCGGATCCGTCCAAGACCCCGGGGCGTGCCGCCGTGATCAGCACGCTGCTGCTGCTGGTCACCTACGCGGTTGTCACCGTCGCCGCCGTGGCCTTTGCCGGGGTGGGGACAGCCGGCGTCGGGCTGGGAAATGCGGATAACGCCAACGACGTGTTCAGCGCCATTGGCCCGGCACTGTTCGGCAATAGCGTGATTGGGCACATCGGGCTGATGCTGCTCGCCGCAGCGATCCTCACCAGTGCCTCGGCATCCACCCAGACCACCATCCTCCCGACGGCCCGCACCTCGTTGTCCATGGCCACGCACAAGGCCATCCCCGAGCAGTTTGCACGCATCCACCCCCGCTTCCTCACCCCGACCTGGTCGACGGTGGCGATGGGAGTTGTCTCCGCAGTCTTCTACCTGATCTTTACGCTGATCAGCGAAAACCTGCTGAACGCGCTGATCGGTTCGCTGGGCCTGATGATCGCGTTCTACTACGGGCTGACCGGGTTCGCGTGCGTCTGGTTCTACCGCAAGACACTGACCCGCAACTTCCGTGACCTTCTCATGCGCGGAATCTTCCCGCTGGTCGGCGGGCTGATGCTGCTGGCCGTCTTCATCTACGGCACCATCCAGTTCGCCGCCCCCGACTGGCTGACCGATGCCGACGGGAACAACATCACCATCTTCGGCATCGGAGCCGAGGCAGTCGTCGGTATCGGAGGCCTGCTCATCGGGTTTGTGCTGATGTTCATCTGGCGGCTGCGGAGGCCGGACTACTTCAGGGGCCAGACCATCCCCAAGAGCGCCCACGGGGATCCACTTCCCGAGATTGCCGGGTAG
- the rplS gene encoding 50S ribosomal protein L19 → MHILDSVDAASLRNDIPTFRAGDAVKVHVNIIEGKNTRVQVFQGFVLGRQGDGVRETFTVRKVSFGVGVERTFPVHSPIIERIEVLSKGDVRRAKLYYMRDRHGKAAKIREKRDFNTGK, encoded by the coding sequence ATGCACATTCTCGACTCTGTCGATGCAGCCAGCCTGCGCAACGATATCCCGACCTTCCGCGCCGGCGATGCCGTCAAGGTCCACGTCAACATCATCGAAGGCAAGAACACCCGTGTTCAGGTCTTCCAGGGCTTCGTGCTCGGCCGTCAGGGCGATGGCGTTCGCGAGACCTTCACCGTGCGTAAGGTTTCCTTCGGCGTCGGCGTGGAGCGTACCTTCCCGGTTCACTCCCCGATCATCGAGCGCATCGAAGTTCTTTCCAAGGGCGATGTCCGTCGTGCAAAGCTTTACTACATGCGCGATCGCCACGGCAAGGCTGCGAAGATCAGGGAAAAGCGCGACTTCAACACCGGCAAGTAG
- the rpsP gene encoding 30S ribosomal protein S16 — translation MAVKIRLKRFGKMRAPYYRIVVMDSRSKRDGRAIEEIGKYHPTEEPSFIEVKSDRAQYWLSVGAQPTEQVAAILKITGDWQKFKGIEGQEGTLRVKAPKEAFVVPEKASVILPEAITKKAEKAPEAEAVEAE, via the coding sequence GTGGCCGTTAAAATTCGTCTGAAGCGCTTCGGCAAGATGCGCGCCCCGTACTACCGTATCGTCGTCATGGACTCGCGCTCCAAGCGTGATGGCCGTGCCATCGAGGAGATCGGCAAGTACCACCCGACCGAAGAGCCCTCGTTCATCGAGGTCAAGTCTGACCGCGCTCAGTACTGGCTCTCCGTCGGCGCCCAGCCGACCGAGCAGGTTGCCGCGATCTTGAAGATCACCGGTGACTGGCAGAAGTTCAAGGGCATCGAAGGCCAGGAAGGTACCTTGCGCGTCAAGGCACCGAAGGAAGCTTTCGTTGTTCCGGAGAAGGCATCGGTCATCCTGCCCGAGGCCATCACCAAGAAGGCTGAAAAGGCACCCGAGGCTGAAGCCGTCGAGGCCGAGTAA